In Labrus mixtus chromosome 22, fLabMix1.1, whole genome shotgun sequence, the genomic window aaaccaaacttttgttttttttcaggagctGATTGCTCTCGGTCTGTGCAACTTCGTCAGCTCTTTCTTCCAAACCTTCGCCATCACCTGCTCCATGTCGAGGAGCCTGGTGCAGGAGAGCACGGGTGGAAAAActcaggtcacacacacacacacacacacacacacacacacacacacacacacacacacacacacacacacacacacacacacacacacaggagcgcTTTTACTATCTCACTCGGCTTAATTGGTGTTGTAAATCCATAATAGGGATTACAGATGGCATGACGCTGATATCGCCGTGTGTGTTCAGATTGCAGGGCTGCTGGCGTCGAtggtggtgctgctggtggtggtggccATCGGTTTCGTCTTCCAGCCGCTCCCTCAGGTCGGTGAAACAACGATGCATTTTCTGATGTGTAtctttgttggtttgttgtggTGTTGATTgatctgctgctctgttttttcaGACTGCGCTGGCCGCCATCATCATGGTGAACCTGTTGGGGATGTTCAAACAGTTCAGAGACATTCCTGCTCTGTGGAGGACCAGCAAGATCGAACTGGTCAGTCTGTCAAGTATATCTCCTTCCTAGATGGGATTGTGCAGTACTGTTAAAACCTTTATCTAAGACTACTTTAAATGCATCTAAGAAGTTGGctgtatccatgctttcacccattagtgcgcgttctccttatttgtctcctccacctcttcttttctttttccactaaaagaccaagaactgacaacgaccagcgccattttcacctttttatcagacattattctccattagtagtcTACCtgtaatacgagtggtgaccgacagcggtgtgtaaatggtcttctcgtatcataacaacggactaccgccccctgctggcatggagagttatttcctctcacacatgtgcagaacgtacgtggtggttggacgttggctgtagtctttgtggtgtgttcaagtgcagcTTTTTGTCCGAGGGTTAGGGTtgtttgccgtctgcttggtgtgtcgcGGCCTTAAGATCTTTAACCAGTCCAGCTGCCTTTGGATCATTTTCAAATTGCCCTGGATAACTGAGAACCTCCACAGACATGTACGCACTAATGATTAGAAGCCTTATATGGCATGCTTTTGACTTTGTACTGAAAAGAGCAAAAGACGAATTAGCTTTTGATATACTTCATGCCCGgtacttctcttcttctctctcaggCCATCTGGCTGGTAGCCTTCGTAGCATCTGTGCTGTTGGGCCTGGACTACGGACTCCTGGTGGCCCTCACATTCGCCATACTGACAGTCATCTACAGAACACAGAGGTGTTAATTATAATAATCATGATAACAGGCAACAGATTTTCTCATGCTAAgaaatgaattcatttttaatgtttttaactgagggctttcttcttgtgtttcagcCCTAAAAGCGGCGTCCTGGGACTTGTTCCCGACTCAGGCCTGTACTGTGACGTGGACGAGTATGAAGAGGTGAAAACACAAACGTCTAACCCGAGACTTCGGCTGTGTCCAAAACCACAtactacatacatacatgctgCATACTAACCCAGCCGTTAGTATGCTGTAAGCATCATGCTAAAATACGGGTTAAACGACGTACTTCCAGTACGAGCTCCATACCATGAGCTAGCATCATGCTAGCTCATGGTATGCTATCGTgctgaattctccagagaatatcctgctgcatttcACAACACAGccttaaaagaagaatatgtgattttttgatccagcagatgtcgcccttgagcaccagcatgaaaccaaaacaactcgcggtgcattgttgtgttagcatgctaatgctagtgatctttattatgctcgtatcttcacactgcatgtaaatttacctgaaatgagcgtgatctagaaccacagttaagcagtgagtacagtatgttattcttcttttctctagtccctcaattaaacaacttttatacgtgaggggaggagtcagccggccgtcctggcgatgtaaacaaagtgaagataggactctgaaaactttgagaacatcacagacagtgggactcgggtgttacacccattgtagacagtcatgactcatagagttattttcagaggatatacttgatttatattatatttaagtgtgaaaaatcacatagaaagtcTCTCGGGGTCTCTCTGTGCGTGAGCTCTAAATGTCTCTGATTCTTGTTCTTGTTCCCAGGCGGCTGAATTTGAGGGGATTAAGATTTTCAACTCCAACTCTTCTATCTACTTTGCCAACAGCGACCTTTATGTGAACTCTCTCAAAGAGAAGGTAATCccaccttgtgtgtgtgtaaaaacattGTTTGCTCTATGAAAGCCATAATTACTGTAACGCAGGGTCACAAATTAGATGTTTGAACAGCATTGTGATGTGAACAGAGAGTGATGGAAAGAGGATTTCCTCTGATTCTTTGTTTATAATATAAATGATCTGATTTGATTCTTAATGACGAGTTTCTCTTCAGCTATTTTAAAATCtggaacaacaaaacaaagatactGGAATCAGCTTTTCTCTTGATTGGGTTGACATTTAGAGAATAAAAGCgaagaacaaaagaaagtatAACTAACTTTTTAGCAGCTTTACTCCACAATGTTTCTCTGACATGTTttgctgctgatgtttttttacagactgGAGTAAACCCCGAGCGATTACAAGCTGCTCAAAAAGCCCAAATGAAACGGCGCGAGAAGGAAAACGGTAACCAAAACTCTCCTCTGAAGATTTGTGCAAAGGTGAGTCGTCGTCTCCCGTCCCCTCGCCCTGTCTTCAGTTAGAACACGATGTTCTCCGTCTGCTTTGTTGACGGTGTAAATATGCAGCATGTCACAAGTAGCTTTGTGTGACTCCCCGGACAGACGGAAAAACTTGTTTTCATAACTGATTAAATGGTAGCAGAGTGTGTCATACtgttatggctgtgtctgaatACACAAAccttcatactgttcatactaaGATGAAGAGAAGATGTTTACTCGAGAGGAGGACGACTTGAAATACTGTTGGCTTCGTTGTAATTCTTTGTTATATGTTTCTTTGGTTTCAGTATAAGGAGCCAGCTGTGACCCATGAGGTACTGTCCCAAAACCACCTGGACGAGGACGAGCAGAGGAACGGCCAGCTCGGGGACCAACACAGCGAGTCGGAACACATCTTCCTCGAACCTCTCAGCGCCGTCCACTCCATCGTCCTGGACTGGACGTCTGCCAACTTCATCGACTCTGTGGGGGCCAAAGCCATCAAACAGGTTCATCCCATCGTGTCTCTTGATGCTACGTCATGCTCAACAAGTGTCCATGAGAAACtgactctgtgtctgtctctgcaggtgaTCAGGGAATACGCTGCTGTGGATGTTAAAGTGGTTATAGCTGGCTGCAGCAGTAAGTCTACATCTTACTGTCAGTTATTCAAACACAGTCGCTCCTTATCAACATTCactttcctctttttaaaatgcagcCAAACCTGAATGATCTGTTTTATCACGAGAAACATTACGGGTGTTTCTAAACAACAGACCGTGAACTTTTAGCCTCAGGAACTCATTTCCTTATGTGTAGCTGTCATctgttttcagaatcagaatcagaaatacttcattaatcccagagggaaattcaatcgTTAcagttgttaaaaaatatacaatataacagTAGAAATACagtaatcaaatagaataggaatgtaattaagatatcaataataggtacaagaaatgtaattttttttttttctaaactctgACCGGAATTTAACTTACGTACTACTGTGTGAAAGTCGTTGGCTCTTACGACGCACCACAAGTCCCAATCGTTCAACTTTCTTTCCATGTGGTGATTATTCAAATTCGTCTGAGGGATTGTGCAAATCTGTCTGCTGTTTCATGAACACCTGTTTACAACTGTCATCATAACGAAGAGAAATTATATAGAACTCATTGAAAAGGGAGGGGAGATTACTTTTACTCTGTTGTTgacacatgctacacacacatgcacaaacaggatcctatggacatgcactaatggagagacgtCAGAGTGAGGGCGCTGTGTAAGAAAGAGCGCCTGAGCAGTGAATCTGTTTAAACATTGAAACACAAGTTTAACAAGTTTGATTGACTTCCATCATGTAGAACTTAAGATGCAGCAGCGGTgatgtctgtttctttttttttcagaattttCGAGGCCCGATATTAAAAGTGGAATAAAACTGACATTATCAGTTTAGTTTGATCATCATAGATTTATGTAAACAGTGTGtacacacagaggaagaacGAGAACACAGATCTGATGTTATATCGTCTGTTTTTATCCCAAAGGAAGTCTCATGTCTGACCTGGACAGCTTGCAGTTTTTCAGCGAGGTTGTGACTCCAGAGATGGTGTTCCCCACCGTCCACGATGCCGTGCTGCGATGTCTTCACTCTAAGCCCCGCCCATTAGCTGCTCCAACCAATGACACTACAGCAGCCACAGAACCCTAACGTGTGGAGGGTTGGATTTCAGAGGTTTCCTGTTCAGCTGTTGTGTTTAATGATCTCTACTATGGCAGTAGAGATGAAGTGAGCGATCATTCATATTGAATAGAGCAGTGTTTGTAACGTTCATAGAGGCACCTGGCCGATCAGAAATTCACTATTGAGTTTCCAGCTGACATTCCCACAGCCTTACGGCCATAGCACACCAAGTCTGGGTTTTTTTCGCCCCAAATTGACGCACgttaataaagaaaaaggatCTCATGTTTGCATACTGCCTATGAATCTGAATACACATccttccctgtgtgtgtctgtggaaaTTGGTGTTCTTTTCAATGTGTGGTTCCAGTATAGAGCAGCGTATGAAACTGGAccactgacatcacacctggaagctcatcaacaggtgaaactctcctcgcTCTTTTCTTCAGGAGAGGACAGACaccgttttaaaaaaaaaaaaattgttaaagAATTACAAAATCCTCTTTCCTGCTTGATCACTGCGTGATGAGAACAAGTCATGCTGCGAATTCTCAGTCAATGGAAAAATGAACCCTGGCCCAGTGTGCAAGGTGTCGGTGCGTCACCTTATCAGATCACAGATTTCAAAAACATATCCGACATAAACAGACTTGGTGTGCAAAGGCCTTTATTCCTCTGCATCCTCTGAGATTGTTAAGATGTGTACTTTTTAAGTGTTTGCCTGTACGgtataggacagctgaagatagacaggaaatgtttagaggagagtgggggggatgacatgcagcaaagggtcgaggtcggattcaaacccacgtcTGCTGCCACTAGGACTTTAGGCTGCGTACAGAACCTTGAGGTTATGAGGTAGAAACTTTTCCCCGCTCTTTCTAAGGAGAAGTGTGTTAGCAAGCGATAAAGAATAGTGGCAGCTGTGTCTGAGGATGATTTCTGTAAGAGTGTAGTTCGTCTAAACTGACCATCTCATTTTCAAGCTGTTAAGAAATGTTTAAGGTTACTGAGAACATGTGTAGGGATGGATATCCGAGTAGATGTTCTGCTGTATTTTGGtgtcaaatgtgtatttaaacCAGCAAGAGCACTATCAATGTTGTTACAGTATAGTTTCACTCCTGTATGGGTGAAAAACTAATGTAGTATTATACATGCTGCAGGTGTACGTTGTTAAAAAGAAGTGTTTTCTTGTTGTGCTGTTACTCTGACACAGgatgcctttaaaaaagtcaccATGTGGTTATTTTACAAATCACAGAGACTCAAATCTggaataaactttatttttatgtgaACAAGAATGACAacagacaatgttttttttttaattagtttgactgcaaaagaaaagccaaacaggattttctctctcacactctttaGTTGTAGGTCATGTATCTCGGGGTGGCGCTGAACTTGGCGTAGGACTTGATGACCTTGTTGACGGCTTCCAGGAAGTCTTTCTCTGTGGCGATCTTCCTGCGGGCTCTGATGGCGAACATGCCGGCCTCTGTGCACACGCTGCGGATCTCAGCGCCTGGagaggaagcacacacacacatcaaataataataacacattttatttataagcgcctttcaagacacgcaaggacactgtacaacaatcaacattttaaaaacagtgatggataaaaaaaaaaaaaaaacagcatacaataaagaaattaaatacTGCTGACGCGACACTTTTCAAGACAGACAGGAGATGGTGTGAAGAGGTTCAGTCTTAAAAGAGTTGAATGCTGGGGTCCCTCTTCAAACAGGATTAGCTATGACATTTATAGAGATGCTTTACGTCTTTACCGAGAGCTGAAACAACCtcatggtgtaaaaaaaaagtttcctgaCTTACGTCTCTCCTCTCAAATAAATCAACTTCAGACGATCCTTTCAAAGAAGTTCTCTGTATTTATAGCTTTGTATTAAATTAACTGCAATTTAGGAAGGAACCTCAAGAGAATAATATTTTATCTTTGCAAAGAAAATAGCAAACTGGAAAGATTCTTTCATGTGACAGGGTCAAAATGTTGTTACAGTGCCCCCTTGTGGCGACACACCAAAACTACACCACCGACAAATGATAGAAGTTAAAATTCTAACCACATCAGAGTCATTAGGACTCAGATTTATGATGTTTGTCTTGTGTCTTAAAATGCAGCTTTCAGAATTGTATACTAATGTCAAAGTGAGCTTAAAAGTGACTCATCAATGAAATGAGCAGACCGGAGTGAATATGATGTGAGCGTCGAGAGGATGTGCTGCTTCTGTCTCAGTCTTACCGGTGCTGTTGGGGCAGAGTCGAGCCAGCAGCTCAAAGCGAATGTCTCTCTCCACACTCATAGAGCGAGCGTGGATTTTAAAGATGTGAGTGCgaccctgaaacacaaaacaaacagctaagGAACTACAAAAAGGACTTGCTACGCTATAAGGACTACACAAAAAATAACTAGAAATACTAAAcgaggagaaaaagagatatatatttttgtattattgatGAATTCTGAGAACATTTTCTGCAGAACTTGTAAACTCACCTCCAGGTCTGGCAGGCTGAACTCGATCTTTCTGTCCAGACGTCCGGGTCTCATCAGAGCCGGGTCCAGTGTGTCCGGTCTGTTGGTGGCCATGAGAACTTTGATGTTTCCTCGGGGGTCGAAGCCGTCCAGCTGGTTGATGAGCTCCAGCATGGTCCTCTGGACTTCATTGTCTCCACCAGCACCGTCGTCAAAACGAGCACCTGGcggaataaaaacaataaacctGTTAAGGTGGAAGTCCAGTATTTATTCTTTGTTGTTAAAGATTGTTCTGGGGCCTttatcaaacaggaagtctgtagacagagagaaagggggaagaCATGCACCAGGACCCTGTGTGCGCCTGCTCTACCAACCGAACCAAACCAGCACCACGACATGACTTTCCATTGCCCTAATGTAAAGAGTTGAAGCCTGTGTATGACCATGTGACTGTGGGTGAGCCTTACCTCCAATGGCGTCAATTTCATCAAAGAAGATCAGACAAGCCTTCTTGGTCCTGGCCATCTCGAACAGTTCACGCACCATCCTGGCTCCCTTTAAACACAAACCGGAGTCCACAGTGAGTGTTTACATTTGGCTAATGTGTTAGCTTaaaacagctgctgtgatgtAGCCCCGCGTGTTTCTCACCTCTCCCACATACTTCTGCACCAGCTCAGAGCCGATGACTCTGATGAAGCAGGCATCCGTCCTGTTGGCCACGGCGCGGGCACACAGGGTCTTTCCTGTGCCCGGTGGTCCGAACAGCAGAACACCTTTAGGAGGCTCGATACCCAGATTGACAAACCTCTCAGGCTGGAGAGGAACAAGACAAACAATGATCAGGTCAGGATGGAGGAGTAGATTTATTCTTGTTAACTACATGGAATTAAATTAGTAGCAAGTGTTGATGAGGCTTGTGTTCATTGATAAACACTCACATGGAGAAGGGGGGTCTCCACAACTTCTCTCAGCTTCTCAATCTGCTCCTTACATCCACCAACATCGCTGTAGGTCACATCAGGCTTCTCCTCCAcctatgacatcacaacagacgGTTCTTACTGTACAAAGACTGCAGGAGCAAGTTACGCAAGATAGGTGGAAGTCGGCTGTCACATTTGCAGAAAGAGGAATTTCATGGGACGCTCTTGTGGATTCATACCTGCATCATGGTGACAGTGGGGTCGATCTTAGGAGGCAGGGGAATATGGATCTGATACTTGTTCCTGTCAACACTGGACAAAAAGAGGAGACATTCAATTTAGCGGTTTGTTTCACTACATATTTGATGTGGCTTTTCAAACTCATCAAAACACATCTTCCTCACCCGACTCTCATGCCCTCCTCGATGTCAGTCGGGGCCACCTGGTCGCTCAGGTCCACCACGAACTTGGCAAACTGTTTGACATTGATGATGTATTTGGGGTCCTCGGAGTCTGCGtttattatttttgtgcatCTGTTTGAGAAATACACAGAAACGCAAACATTAGAGACTGCAAAGTGGATACACTGGAGAACCGTTTTTATACAAAGAAATGTGTTGTCTTTGATACTGAACAGGAAAGTACTTCACTTATCAGGGCACCTGGGAAAATAGGTCAATGAGGCCTAATTTGGTGCAAACGTATTACATTCCTTACAGGTAATATCTCATGATAGTCAGCAGGAAAAGCAGAATATGTATAGGAGGTATGGCCACTTCATCCATGTcgtattttaaataaattcagaTCAGAGGTTGCTTTACCTTGCTACCTGCAGCGGCTGTTCACTCTGCAGAGTCTGTTTGTCAGCAGCCAGATCCCACAGAGCTGGTGGAGCCAGGCCTGTGTCTGACTCCTTAATGCCTGTGAACACCAAGAAAGACAAACTTCAAATACAAGCAAAGCATCCATTAGTTACATCTGACAGATGACTTTAAgattgtcacaataccagatcATCCCAGCATACAGTCTACAGTGTTATTGAACCAAGGATAATAATATATAGTTTACACTCTGCTATTGAGAGatgagctacacacacatacacaaagaggACCTGTGGACaagcattaatggagagatgacaGCGTGAgtacacaggaagtgacctctcctgctaccagaccaacttccatacttttgTCTGCACCAGGACTTCCTCCCTgatccctacagactgagctacttcatattgcacatgagcatcttttagaaaaacacattaaatattgtGCAGCGTGGTGATTTGTACTTTGTAATATGTCACACAACCTGCTCAtgaactctgtgtgttcactcacCTGTCAGCTCGTTGATCTTTTTGAGCAGCTGCTGAATATCATCTTCTACTTGTTTGATCTGTCTGGAGTAAGTGCTTTGACCCTTATGAAGAGACAAGCAGCACATTAAAACAACTCAACAGGAGACAGAACTCAAATCTGAGTAAACAGCTCCATACTTACATATGTTTTGAGCAGAGCGATGTCTCCTTCATCCAGAGCtggaaacatcaaaacaacatgttAGCATTATGACTCAGATAGTGGGCCGCTAGCATTGTTGTTCAACTCAGACATGCAGTTTATTTCATCATGGTTACTTATTTTAATTATAATGCCCTTATTGCGAATATTTTAATTGTTATATGTATTAAACTTCAAAAGATTTAAATGCAGTGTTAGAAGTCGTAGTTGGTTTAATGGTTAGCGCTAACGTTAGCTACAATGCTAACACCTCCGTCCTCTTTTAgtgaagatgtttttaatgaatagTCTTTTCAACATAGCGGTTACCTCTGATGGGTAAGTcatccttttcctcttctttggtCTTCCTCTGGTCGTCTCCTAAATAATCGGGCATATTTAAACTTAGATTAAACtgtttctgacaaaaaaacaacgacCTCCTTCAGCGAGCCGACTGAACCATTACACAGCAGCTTTGAACTTCCGCTGACGTCATCCACTCACAGGAAATGCTGGGCGGAACCTTTTGGAGGATGGACATCCaatagttaaataaataatgaatatttttcggttctttattcattgttttcaattaggaaacatacatttaaactgTTGGACCTACTGTAAATTACTTCAAGATATATTTTTAGatgacaacaaaaatataacaacCGAACTGACTACAAAACAACAATAGAAATTTTTTTGTGTAAtaatattttgattttgttttaaattcacaGATGTAGATGAAGGTAGGATGGACGACCAAAACAACGGGGTTTGACATATTAAAAACGACATGTTGACTATTGTTAAGACTGTTTTTAACTTCATATGTTtttgtagcaaaaaaaaaacaaaaccctgtTGGATAATACTTTTTTCTCCGTTATTGAATTAGAAAATGTACAACAACATTTGACATTTCTATGGAGCCCCTCTGATGGCATTggcgattttttttttaatttgtggcCTCAAATTAGTAAAATATGGCCACGAATTAATATATTAAGGTTACGAAATATTATTTTGAGGCCACAAATTATAACATTTTCATCACGGAgcacaaaacaataacaacaacaataataatacaataaacaattaaaaatatatacataagtaaataagtaaataaagacAGGGGCTGAGGGGATTCTTATAAAGCTTCTAATTCGTTGTAAATgtgaagttttttcttttttcaatataCTGCAAGGATTTACAACAAAGGGCTCTCatgaaaactgagaaaaaagtcGAGATGTCGagaataaagttttaaaaaacaatttcgTGAGCTTTCcactttttcaattttttttattatagacACTTCGACTCTTTTTTCGAAGTAGGCTACATAAGCGGAACAATCTTCTTACGAAACTGTCAGTAGGGGTTGAGTCttaatatatttacatttatgaataaaaaaaacaaaaaaaaacgaaaatgaaaaaagtactCATAAGAAATTCGATGTTTTTCCTCAATTATAGTTCCAAAAATGAAGTCATTTCTGTAACAGGGGGACCTAGTGTCCAATAACAACTAAAACCTtcttaataaatattaatataaagtTGTAATCttcaaaataatttgaataaGTATAACTTTCCAGCGAGAACACCATGTTTGATAAAACGTGTGTAGCGGAACCTTGGTGCAGATTCAAAACTACAGCACGGACCGTTTTACGGCGTGACACCGGAGCTCGTTTCTCGGCACTTGGAGAGGGAGGCCCATgtggtgtgtgtgaatgagcgGTCTTCAAACTTcagcactttacaaaaagctttTCTCTCATACTTCAGACACCTGGATGCTCGTGGAGTCGTCACCTGTACGATGTTGTTAGAAGCGCGGGAAGGAGATGAAACGTTTGTGTTCACTGCGGCTGCAGGTGAGCATGAAGGAGGCCAcaaactaagctaagctaacactGTAATACATATAGACTGAGTTAGC contains:
- the psmc2 gene encoding 26S proteasome regulatory subunit 7, with product MPDYLGDDQRKTKEEEKDDLPIRALDEGDIALLKTYGQSTYSRQIKQVEDDIQQLLKKINELTGIKESDTGLAPPALWDLAADKQTLQSEQPLQVARCTKIINADSEDPKYIINVKQFAKFVVDLSDQVAPTDIEEGMRVGVDRNKYQIHIPLPPKIDPTVTMMQVEEKPDVTYSDVGGCKEQIEKLREVVETPLLHPERFVNLGIEPPKGVLLFGPPGTGKTLCARAVANRTDACFIRVIGSELVQKYVGEGARMVRELFEMARTKKACLIFFDEIDAIGGARFDDGAGGDNEVQRTMLELINQLDGFDPRGNIKVLMATNRPDTLDPALMRPGRLDRKIEFSLPDLEGRTHIFKIHARSMSVERDIRFELLARLCPNSTGAEIRSVCTEAGMFAIRARRKIATEKDFLEAVNKVIKSYAKFSATPRYMTYN